Genomic DNA from Paenibacillus donghaensis:
AATTCCTCGGGCGATACGCGCAGACAAGGCCGGATTACGAAGGCGGGCAATGCCCATCTGCGAAGGGTATTGGTGGAAGCCGCCTGGCATTATCGGCATACGCCCGGTGTCCGCAGAAAGTTAAGAGAACGACTGACGGGGTTGCCTGCAGAAGTACAAAGCTTGGCCTGGAGCGCGCAGACCCGGCTGCACAAGAAATATAACGCGCTGTTGTGGAGAGGCAAGACCAAGGGATGTATTGCGGTGGCTGTGGCCCGGGAATTGGCAGGTTTTGTGTGGGCCATCGCCCAGGAAGTGCAGCGGCAGTCCGTAGAGATCCAAGAAGCAGGATAAGGCAACCTCCCAAGAAGGCTGCTTGCACCATTCAGGAGATATCCAATACAGGAAAGGGGGTGATCGGGGAGCGATCATCTTTTACCTCAGAGGCAAAATCAGCAAGGGAAGAGAAAACCCGCGAGAGCTCCTTGAGCGCGATCTGAGCAAGAGGGGTCGTATGCTCGTCAATAGTTAGCGGTAAAGCTCTTCAGTCGGATGTAGAATGTGTGTGAACCCACGGATAACAGATTGCCAACCAGCGAATAGCTTTTGTCTCTGAGCTAAGAAATGATCGCCCCTTCCGTCCCCCTAGGGGAAGTGCAGGGAGATTCTCCCCCTGCACCCCGGATACACGCCGTAGGCGTGTCCAGCAAGCAAGCTTGCCGGACGACTGGAAAGTATGGTAAAGATAGAGCCGCCTGTAAAGAAGAACACTTGACAGGCTCTTGTTGGACTCGTAAAACCAACCAAACAAGAGCCTTTATTTAAATCCGCCCTGGTTCACCATGCAGGCGGGTGACTTGACAGGTTTCGTTCATAACAGGAGCTATACGGTCCGTTAGGACGTTGGTTACCAGAAGTTCGGGTGGAGGGAGTGTTTGGGTTAAGGTAGCGCGATCCCATAACCTTCTCGATCGAGTAACCTTCTTTATCCTCGCAGGCTCCTAAGTAGTAACGGTTATCGGGCTTGGTTATCCTCGCTGGTACTAACAGCTAATCCTCGCCGATAATCTCCACTTCCGTTTCCAGCTCCACATCAAACTTGGCTTTGACTGTCTCTCTGACATGCTGGATCAGACCGATATAATCTCCGGCGGTTGCATTGTCGGCATTGACAATGAAGCCGGCATGCTTGCGGGAGACCTCCGCTCCACCGATCCGTGTGCCTTGCAGACCACTCTCTTGAATCAGTTGCCCGGCGAACCGCCCCGGCGGACGCTTGAAGACACTTCCGCAGGACGGGTATTCCAGCGGCTGCTTGGATTCGCGCAGGCAGGTCAGCTCATCCATCGCTTTTTTGATCTGCTCCGCTTCTCCGGCAGCCAAGGCGAACCGGGCCTCAAGCACAATATAATCGCCGCTCGCAAATACGCTCTTGCGGTAGCCCCACTCTAGCTCATCACCCTGCAGAGTGACCAGTCTTCCCGACTTGTCAACGGCAAGCGCGCTTTGCAGCACATCCTTCACTTCGCCGCCGTAGGCTCCGGCGTTCATGTAGAGCGCTCCGCCGACTGTGCCGGGAATGCCGCAGGCGAACTCCAGGCCGGCCAACTTCTGCTCCAGCGCGTACCGCGAGACATCGATGATCTTGGCTCCGCACTGGGCATAGAGCAGCTCCCCGCGGGCTCCCATTTCATTCAGTCCTGCCGTTTGCAGCACAATGCCCCGGATGCCCCCGTCGCGGATAATCAGATTGGAGCCGTTGCCGAGTACCGTCAGCTTGATGGCATGCTCTGCCGCATATGTAACAACACTTTGAAGCTCTTCGTATGTTGCCGGAGCGGCCAGAATATCGGCTTTTCCGCCCATTTTGGTAAATACATGATCTTTCATTAGTTCATAACTTCTCACAGTTCCTGCGGTCATCAGCTGCTGCAGGTCCGCTTGTATTCTGGCAATTGTCATCTTTCATACTCCTTTAACCATGTAATAATGGCAGTCCTTGATTCCATGGTTACATCTTGCTGTAGCACAGAAACAGTAGGCACCCACAACTTTAACAACGAACAGGCTCCCTTGTCAATGACGGGAACCTTGCGTTATGCCTATTTTAATGGCTGTCTGAAGCTGCGGCCTGCTTGCGATATTCCGTCCGGCGTTCAGCCCGTTCTGCTTCCTTGAGTCTTGGACAGTTGTAGCAATATTGGCCGCCTTCGATCCGATAATACAAGCAGCATCGATTGCGCATCATTACCTTCTTCGCAGGATCATCAATCGCCTCAATCCGGCGGATGACAACGTTGAAGGGGTTCTTCGCCAGACCAAAGGCCCTCAGCGGCCTCATAGGAATAGAGTGCACCCTCTGGCGGAGCAGACAGAATATCAAACTTATCCTGTAGTTCCTTAATCTGCGCCTCAGTCATCCGGCGATCCTACATTCCTGCTGCCTTATAAGCAGCAAGCTCATAGGGCAGACAGAGAGGAACGCCAGTACGCGGATCTGGCACAATATCACACTCAATGCCAAATACTTTGCGGAGTACGGCCGGAGTCATTACCTCCACAGGGCTGCCCTCACTGATCACTGTTCCCGATTTGATCGCCACCATATGCTGCGCATAACGTGAAGCGTGATTCAAATCATGTACTACCATAACGATAGTTCGCCCCTCTTCCATGTTCAGCTTCTGCAGCAGCTGCAGAACCTCCAGCTGATGGGCCATATCCAGGAAGGTGGTAGGTTCATCCAGAAACAGAATGTCTGTCTGCTGGGCCAGCGCCATCGCGATCCAGGCCCGCTGCCGCTGTCCGCCGGAGAGCCGGTCAATCGGCCGGTCGTGGAATTCTTCCATCCCCGTAACCGTAATCGCTGATGCGATGATGCTGCGGTCCTCAGGACTCATGGTTCCGAAGCCCTTCTGATGCGGGTACCTTCCATAGCTGACCAGCTCCGACACGGTTAAACCGTCAGGAGCAGTAGGATTCTGCGGCAGAATAGCCAGTTGACGGGCTACCTCCTTGGTGGACAGGTTATGGATGGATTTGCCGTCAAGCATCACACTGCCGCTCTTTGGTTTCATAATGCGGGCCATCGTCTTCAGAATGGTTGATTTGCCGGAGCCGTTGGCCCCAACAAGAGCCGTGATTTTGCCTGTTGGCAGCGTCAGGTTCAGACCTTCAACAATGGTAGCCTCCGCATACCCTATGCTCAACTCTTTCGTATTTAACCGCTCTGACATATATCTCACTCCTATAGTTAGTATAGATTGCTTGATTGAACGTGAATTCGCAAATGATCAGATGTATTCACTGCAGGCTAAGCTTTCGACCGGGCCAGCAGATATAAAAAGTAAGGGGCGCCAATTACGGCAACGACGATGCCTGTGGGAATCTCGGCAGGCTGCAGAATCCAGCGGCCGATGGTGTCGGCCGTGATCATCAGCAAGGCGCCGGTCAATGCGGTGGCCGGCAGCAGCACCTGATGGCGCGGGCCTACCAGCCTGCGGGCCAGATGCGGCGAGATCAAGCCGACGAAACCAATGCCGCCGCTGACGGCTACACAGGACCCGGCGAGGGCAACTGCCGCCGCCAGCAGGAGGATCCGTTCCTTCTCCAGCCGCATGCCCAGCCCCGCGGCAGTAGAATCGCCCAGGTTCAGCACATTCAGCACCCTGGACTTGAACATGGCGAACGGCAGCAGGACCAAGAGCCAGGGCAGCAGAGCCAGCACAAACTTCCAGTCTCCGCCCCAGATCTTGCCGGCGATCCAGGTCGCCACAAATTGATAATTTCGCGGGTCCAGCCTCAGGGACAGCACCAGCTGCCAGGCATAGATTCCCGCCGTAACCGCAATCCCGATCAGGATCAGCCGGGTGGGCGACAGGCCGTCCGCCCTGCGGAAGGCCAGAACATAGATCAGGGCTGCCGTCAGAGCAGCCCCGGCCAGCGCCAGCAGCGGCAGAACGAACACTGGAGCCGACGTAGTGGCCGGGAAGAAAGAGATAAAGATCAGTACGGCGAACCCGGCACCGGCATTGATGCCCAGGGTAGAGGACTCTGCCAGCGCATTACGCGACAGGCTCTGCAGGATACAGCCGGAAACGGCAAACCCGGCACCAACAAGCAGCGATATGACGATCCGGGGCAGCCGGAAATCAAACAGGATCAGCTGCTGCTGAGCTGTGCCTGCACCGGTTAAGGTGCGCAGCACCTCCAGCGGGGACAGCCGCATATAGCCCGTGTTCATACTGACAATGAACATGATGACTATCAGCAGGCCCAGCAGCGACAGAATCGCTGCTCCCCGTTTGCGGCGGCGCTTCTCCACCGCAGCCATGGTGACAACGTTCATGATATTCCTCCCCTTCTCTTGCTAGCAAGATAAATGAAGAAAGGAACGCCAATGATCGCGATCAAAGCGCCGAGCGGTGTCTCATAAGGGGCATTAATCATTCTTGCGCCAATATCGGCGAGAATGATCAGCAGACTGCCCAGTACGGCGGAGCAAGGAATGATCCAGCGGTAATCCACCCCTACCAGATAACGAGTGATATGCGGAATAATCAGTCCGACAAAAGCAACCGGCCCTACCGCTGCTACAGCAGTTCCGGCAAGAACAGTGACCACAATCATACCGCCAAGCTGTACCAGCCTTGTGCGCTGCCCCAAGCCTGCGGCCACATCTCTGCCCAGACTGAGCAGGGTAATGGAACGGGACAACATCAGAGCGGCCAGCAAGGCTGCTCCCACAACAGGACCCATGATCTTCAGCTGTGTCCAATTGGCGCCGCCAATACCTCCGGCCAGCCAGAAGGCGATGTCCTGTGAGAGATGAAACAAGATCGCTACGCCCTGGCTGAGCGCCAGCAGCAAGGAACTTACAGCCGCTCCGGCGAGCGTGAGCCGCAGCGGCGTCAGCCCATTATAGGACATGGACCCGATGCCGAATACAATTAACGACGCGACTGCGGCCCCCAGGAAGCAATACAGCATAAGATACGTAAACGGCAGTCCGGGAGCAAAGGCAAACACCAAGGCCAAGGCTACCCCTGCCCCGGCGTTTAGTCCGAGCAGGCCGGAGTCTGCGAGCGGGTTGCGGGTCATGCCTTGCATGATCGCCCCCGCTACAGCAAAGCAGGCACCAACCAATGCTCCGGCCAGCGCGCGCGGAATTCTTAAAGTCCGGATCACCTGGTGCTGCATCGCCTCGGGATTGAAGTGGAATACCGCTTCCCATACGGTAGCCAGCTTAATATCGGCAGCTCCCACCGAGACGGAAGCCGCCAGGCCAAATGCTATGGCAGCAAGCCCCAGAATGAGAATAGTGAGGGCCGCTGCCGGGCGTGCCTGCAAGGGTTTGTCCATTGCAGGTTGTGTTGTGGTGTCTGTGTAATCCGGTGCTGGGACCATGTTCGTCTCCTTATTCATAAGCAACCAATCCTTAGATTCTTCAGATGATAACAAGTATCATTCTCATTATCGCAAATAATCTCTTGATGTACAATCCGGTTCAGGGAATAATCCGCTAAAAAAAGGTGCAGGTCTTCATATCCACCAGGGATACTGGACCTGCACACATTACAGTGTTCTTATTTCACCAAGCTGGCCAGCGTATCATCAATGATCTTAGAGCCTGCATTGGCTCCACTGTAGAGCCAGCTGGTCTTCGAGCTGAACTCATGCACATGGCCGGCCTTGACGGCAGGGATCGCCTTCCAGATGTCACTGTTCGTGATCTCGGCACCTTCGGTCTTGTCGCTGTTCACCAGAATGATATGGTCCGCTGTCAGTTCAGACAGCTTCTCCAGCGATATCGCGTTCCAGTTCGTTCTGGTCTCTTCCGGAATATCTGTCACCAGATTAGGCATAGTCACGCCAAGGTCGTTGTAGAGGACAGCCCCGCTGCTGCGTGTGGCATCTACAATGAAGAAGCTCTTCGATGCCAGCCATAATACGGCTACAGAGTCATCGCCAATGGAGGCTTGTAGCTTCTCCTTGGCATCGGCAGCCTTCTCGTCGTATGTCTTGAGCGCTTGCTCAGCCTCGGCTGTCTTGTTCAGCAGCTCGCCAATCTTAAGCAGTTGCTTACGCCAGTCATTGTTCAGCTCATCTCCAAGCACATAGGTAGGGGCAATCTTGCTTAATTGATCATAGAGGCCGTTCTGCACCTGGGCTTCCGATTGGATCAGAATGAAATCCGGAGTGAAGCTGGTAACTGCCTCCAGCGGAAGATCGTAGCTGATAGCAGGAATATCCTTAAGCTCTGTGGATAAATAATCCTGAACACCCTTAGTAATGGACCATTGTGCGACCGGGGTCACGTCAAGCGTTACCAGATAATCCTCCAGATAAGAGCCCAACACCCGCTGCGGGTTAGCCGGGATGGTCACTTCATGCCCCATCGCATCAGTTACTGTCCGAGGCTCAGCGGCTGGAGCTTCCGTAGCTGCTGGAGCTTCTGTCGCTGCTGCGGCCGTTGGAGCCGTTGTAGCCCCCGCATTAGCTGCATTCCCGGCGTTGTTATTCCCGCAAGCGGATAAGAACAGCATGGCTGTCAACAGCGCTGTAATCGCTACCTTAGTGCTGGCCGATCCCTTTTTATTAATCAAAAACATTAAGTACCCCTCCTATTTATTTACATCCATGGTCAGTCAAAGGTTGGTTGTCCTCCGCTTCACTTTCTTAAATGATATTGATTCTCATTATCTATGTCAACATAAAAATTAATAAATTTGCATAAAACAAAATTTCATCTTTCATCTATGGCTGCATATTTCCCTTCATAAGAAGAGAAAAAGGCGGTGCTCCCTACTTCAGGAGACCGCCTTAACGCCAATCAGGAACGATTTATTTGAAATATAAGAATTTATATGTTTCAC
This window encodes:
- a CDS encoding transposase, giving the protein MTAVTLSTEIISISRFASAADFMSYCGLVTSENSSGDTRRQGRITKAGNAHLRRVLVEAAWHYRHTPGVRRKLRERLTGLPAEVQSLAWSAQTRLHKKYNALLWRGKTKGCIAVAVARELAGFVWAIAQEVQRQSVEIQEAG
- the murB gene encoding UDP-N-acetylmuramate dehydrogenase; the protein is MTIARIQADLQQLMTAGTVRSYELMKDHVFTKMGGKADILAAPATYEELQSVVTYAAEHAIKLTVLGNGSNLIIRDGGIRGIVLQTAGLNEMGARGELLYAQCGAKIIDVSRYALEQKLAGLEFACGIPGTVGGALYMNAGAYGGEVKDVLQSALAVDKSGRLVTLQGDELEWGYRKSVFASGDYIVLEARFALAAGEAEQIKKAMDELTCLRESKQPLEYPSCGSVFKRPPGRFAGQLIQESGLQGTRIGGAEVSRKHAGFIVNADNATAGDYIGLIQHVRETVKAKFDVELETEVEIIGED
- a CDS encoding (2Fe-2S)-binding protein yields the protein MRPLRAFGLAKNPFNVVIRRIEAIDDPAKKVMMRNRCCLYYRIEGGQYCYNCPRLKEAERAERRTEYRKQAAASDSH
- a CDS encoding ABC transporter ATP-binding protein, with the translated sequence MSERLNTKELSIGYAEATIVEGLNLTLPTGKITALVGANGSGKSTILKTMARIMKPKSGSVMLDGKSIHNLSTKEVARQLAILPQNPTAPDGLTVSELVSYGRYPHQKGFGTMSPEDRSIIASAITVTGMEEFHDRPIDRLSGGQRQRAWIAMALAQQTDILFLDEPTTFLDMAHQLEVLQLLQKLNMEEGRTIVMVVHDLNHASRYAQHMVAIKSGTVISEGSPVEVMTPAVLRKVFGIECDIVPDPRTGVPLCLPYELAAYKAAGM
- a CDS encoding FecCD family ABC transporter permease translates to MNVVTMAAVEKRRRKRGAAILSLLGLLIVIMFIVSMNTGYMRLSPLEVLRTLTGAGTAQQQLILFDFRLPRIVISLLVGAGFAVSGCILQSLSRNALAESSTLGINAGAGFAVLIFISFFPATTSAPVFVLPLLALAGAALTAALIYVLAFRRADGLSPTRLILIGIAVTAGIYAWQLVLSLRLDPRNYQFVATWIAGKIWGGDWKFVLALLPWLLVLLPFAMFKSRVLNVLNLGDSTAAGLGMRLEKERILLLAAAVALAGSCVAVSGGIGFVGLISPHLARRLVGPRHQVLLPATALTGALLMITADTIGRWILQPAEIPTGIVVAVIGAPYFLYLLARSKA
- a CDS encoding FecCD family ABC transporter permease; translation: MVPAPDYTDTTTQPAMDKPLQARPAAALTILILGLAAIAFGLAASVSVGAADIKLATVWEAVFHFNPEAMQHQVIRTLRIPRALAGALVGACFAVAGAIMQGMTRNPLADSGLLGLNAGAGVALALVFAFAPGLPFTYLMLYCFLGAAVASLIVFGIGSMSYNGLTPLRLTLAGAAVSSLLLALSQGVAILFHLSQDIAFWLAGGIGGANWTQLKIMGPVVGAALLAALMLSRSITLLSLGRDVAAGLGQRTRLVQLGGMIVVTVLAGTAVAAVGPVAFVGLIIPHITRYLVGVDYRWIIPCSAVLGSLLIILADIGARMINAPYETPLGALIAIIGVPFFIYLASKRRGGIS
- a CDS encoding iron-hydroxamate ABC transporter substrate-binding protein, giving the protein MFLINKKGSASTKVAITALLTAMLFLSACGNNNAGNAANAGATTAPTAAAATEAPAATEAPAAEPRTVTDAMGHEVTIPANPQRVLGSYLEDYLVTLDVTPVAQWSITKGVQDYLSTELKDIPAISYDLPLEAVTSFTPDFILIQSEAQVQNGLYDQLSKIAPTYVLGDELNNDWRKQLLKIGELLNKTAEAEQALKTYDEKAADAKEKLQASIGDDSVAVLWLASKSFFIVDATRSSGAVLYNDLGVTMPNLVTDIPEETRTNWNAISLEKLSELTADHIILVNSDKTEGAEITNSDIWKAIPAVKAGHVHEFSSKTSWLYSGANAGSKIIDDTLASLVK